ACTACTATCAGTATCAGTCTTTGGGAGAATACAACGCTTTGCTTTCTCTTTTTAATATTACCACCGAGAAAGTGGAGGGCGAATTGCAGGGAAAAATGCGACAAGGTTTATTGTATATTCCGTTAAATGAAAAAGGAGAAAGAGCCGGACACCCGTTTAAAGCTTCCCTGTTCGGAAAGAATGCAGGGCTACCAGCTTTGGAATTGCATTTTGCGAAATGTAAAACGGATTTGAAAGACAACCCGACCAAACAGACACTCAAATCAGCCGTTACCATTGCCTTGCAATCTACGGCTGATGAATTGAGCTTTAAAAAGCAGTTATCCGCACAAGGTATAAATGTGGTAGTGCGAAGAAATGACACCGGACGGATTTATGGTATGACATTCATAGACCACAATTCCAAAACCGTTTGGAACGGTTCACGATTGGCAAAGGAACTTTCTGCCAATACCTTTAATGATTATTGGAACAACAACATCAAGCCCGACATTAAAGAGCCTGACGAGCCACAAGAAAAAAAATCCACATCAAATGATGCGGATCTTCCCACGGAAGAACTGCATCATTTGTTCGACTTAAACATTCCTGACAAAAAAGACGACGGCTTGATTGAAGCCTTTGGCGGCTTGCTATTACCTGAAGCACAGGGCGAAGATTACGAGGAACAGGACTTTGCAAACAAATTGAAGAAAAAACGTAAACGCAAAAGAGCGTTACAATAACATTCAGCCAAACACCGCCACGTACTGCCATTGACTGCCACAATCTTATAGCCACGCTATACAGCTCATAAATTCACGCCCGAACATTTAAAATTTTTTATAATGCAGGGAGAAGACGATTTAAGAGGCTTAGCCAAGATTATGGCTTTTATGCGAGCAGTAAGCATCATTATAGTATTGATGCACTTGTATTGGTTCTGTTACGGGTTCTTTATACAACGTGGCTGGACATTGGAAATTATCAATAAGATTTTAGGAAATTTCAATCGAACGGCAGGACTATTTGAACATACCTTATATACCAAAGTTTTCGCTTTGGTTTTGTTGGCTTTGAGCTGTTTGGGGACGAAAGGTGTTAAGGACGAAAAGATTACTTGGGGCAAAATTTATGTAGCATTGGTTATCGGCTTCGTCCTGTTCTTTTTAAACTTTCCATTACTAAAACTACCATTAAACACCGCTACATTTCTGTATATCCTGACCACAAGCTTAGGCTATATCGCTTTAATGGTGGCAGGAGTTTGGATGAGCCGTTTGCTGCGTAGCAATTTAATGGACGACGTATTCAATAACGAAAACGAGAGCTTCCAGCAGGAAACCAAGTTAATGCAGAATGAGTATTCGGTTAATCTGCCCACAAAATTTTACTACAAAAACAAATGGAACGACGGTTGGATAAATATCGTAAATCCGTTTAGAGCAACGATTGTGTTAGGAACGCCAGGCTCCGGAAAATCCTACGCCATTGTAAACAATTATATCAAACAGCAGATTGAGAAAGGCTTCTCAATGTACATTTACGATTTTAAGTTTGACGACCTTTCCACGATTGCCTACAATCATTTATTAAAGAACAGGGATAAATATAAGGTTCAGCCAAAATTCTACGTGATAAACTTTGACGACCCACGCAAGAGCCACCGTTGCAATCCGCTCAACCCCGACTTTATGACGGACATTAGCGATGCCTACGAAGCCGCCTATACCATAATGCTGAACCTCAACAGGTCGTGGATACAGAAGCAAGGGGATTTCTTTGTGGAAAGCCCGATTATCCTATTAGCAGCCATTATTTGGTACTTAAAAATCTACGATAACGGTAAATATTGTACCTTTCCCCACGCCATTGAGCTACTGAATAAAAAGTATGCAGACGTATTTACTATCCTGACTTCTTATGCCGATTTGGAAAATTATTTGTCGCCCTTTATGGATGCTTGGCAGGGCGGCGCACAAGACCAATTACAGGGGCAGATTGCTTCAGCAAAAATTCCTTTATCGAGAATGATTTCCCCAAGTTTGTATTGGGTTATGACTGGCGACGATTTTTCTTTAGACATTAACAACCCAAATGAGCCTAAAATACTTTGTGTAGGTAACAATCCCGACCGCCAAAATATCTACTCCGCAGCTTTGGGTCTGTACAACTCCCGAATTGTCAAGCTCATCAACAAGAAAGGACAATTAAAGAGTTCGGTAATCATTGACGAATTGCCTACGATTTATTTTCGTGGCTTGGATAATCTTATTGCAACGGCGAGAAGTAACAAGGTAGCAGTTTGTTTAGGCTTTCAGGATTTTTCGCAATTAATACGTGATTATGGCGACAAAGAAGCTAAGGTTATTCAGAATACGGTAGGTAATATTTTTAGCGGTCAGGTAGTGGGCGAAACGGCAAAGAGCCTGTCAGAGCGTTTCGGAAAAGTATTGCAAAAACGGCAAAGTATGACCATTAACCGAAATGATAAATCTACTTCCATATCCACTCAATTAGACAGCCTTATTCCGGCTTCCAAAATCAGCACACTTACACAAGGTATGTTCGTGGGTTCCGTGTCCGACAACTTCGACGAACGTATCGAGCAAAAGATATTTCACGCTGAAATAGTGGTCGATAATGAAAAGGTTGCGACCGAAACCAAAGCGTATCAGAAGATACCGCAGATTTTATCATTCACAGACGACAACGGAATGGACAATATGAAACGGGATATTGAAAGCAATTACCGTCAGATAAAGTTAGACATTGTTCATATTGTGGAAAGCGAAATGGAAAGGATAAAGAATGACCCCGATTTACAGCACTTAATTCAACAAGATTAATTCAATACAAGCAAAAAAACGGGCTATAAGTAATAGTCCGTTTTTATTATCCTAATTGATTATTTAGTTCATTCTCCTGTATTCAATCGGCGTATGTCCGACCTGTTGTTTGAAAAATCTCGTGAAATGTTGAGGGTATTTAAAGCCCAATTCCTCGGCTATTTCATTGACCGTCTTATGTTCATCAAATATTTTGTGCTTGGCGATTTCGATGATTTTGCCCTGAATGTATTCCTTAGCGGTTTTACCTGTTTCTTTTTTTATCAAATCGCCGAAATAGCTTGCCGATAAATGAAACTTCTCTGCACAGTACGCTACTGATGGCAGACCGATTGTTTTCGGTTTATCGGATAAAAAATACTCATAAAGCAACCGCTCGAATTTTTCCAAAATTCCCCTGTTTTCATTTTCCCTTGTGATAAACTGACGGTCATAAAACCGTATGCAATAATTCAACAGCAATTCTATATTGGAAGCAATCAGCATTTTGCTATGCTTATCCACAGCGTGACGTAGTTCGTTCTGTATCTTGGTAAAACAATCCAATACAATCTCCCTTTCTGCATCTGACAGGTGCAGGGCTTCGTTCACATCGTAAGAAAAAAAAGTATAGTCCTTGATACGTTGTGCTAAAGACGTACCTTTTAGCAATTCCGCATCGAACAATAACCCCCAACCCTGTGGCGTAAACTCTTTCAATCGGTGCTTAACACGCATTACCTGTCTTGGCGCAACAAAAATCAATGTTCCTTCCTGATAATCGTAATGGTTACGCCCATATTTCAATATCCCACACTTCAAATCATTTAGATATACGGCAAAAAGGTTGAGGTTAAAAGCAAGCGACGGCATTGCTCCAACCTCTGCAAAATCAAAAACAGTGACAAGAGGATGAAACGTTTCAAGCCCACGTAGCTTATTGTATTCTGAAATACTTTCAATTTTCAATATATCATCCATAGCACGATTATTTATTACAAAGTTATACATTCCTGAAACACAGTAACTATGTCACCCTCAAAATCAGTAAAAAAGGTAGCCAATATGCAATTCATATACCTGTCAAAAATATGTTCCTTAATTCAAAAATTTTATTGCCTTTCTATAATGAAGCGGACTGCACCCCTTATGCGATTTAAAATATCGGCTTAGATAGGATTGGTCGGGAAAATTTAGCTGTTCGGCAATTTCCTGAAGCGAATAATCCGTTTTGTAGAGCAAGGTTTCAATTTCAATAATCAGGCGTTTATCAATCATTTCTTTGGGCGATTTAAAATTGGCATTCTCTGCCGTAATCTTCCTCAAATATCGTGGTGTAATAGCTAACTGGTCGGCATAAAAAGCCACATTGCGTTCCTTTTCGTAATGTTCGTCCAATATGGAAAGAAACTGAAAGAACAGCGACCGTTTATGGGAATACGTTTTAAACAGGTGGCTGAAATGGTTTTGGCATTTATCATATAGATAGATGAAATAATTCTGTAAAAAATTGAACCGCATCAGCTCTACCATTTCATTAGTCTTTTCGCCCGATACCAATTCCGCATTGTCCATAAGCACATTCAGATTTCTTAACAAAGTGCAGTTTGGTGTATGCTGGAAAAACGGCGTATCACGGAGAAAGAGAAAAAGAGAACTCCCAAGACGTAAACTGGTATTGTCCATCAATTCGCTTGAAAAAACAAACATCCTTACCCTGAAATCTTCCGAGGCAGAAACAAGGCTGATAGTGGACTTCGGTAAAACAATTAATTCCGTATCGGGAATAATCCGGTTTTCCAATACCCCGATGGTCAGCAAGGCTTCACCACTGACACACAATAGGGCAAAGCCCATTTCCAATTTGTAATGGTTGGACATAAACATACGCAGGTCGGTTTCACGATAAGCGAACTCCTCGTTCAACCATTCAGAAATGTGACCATTGTCATTTTTTGACATAAAACAGCATTATAAATATTGCAATGTACGATATTGTTCCGTTTTTGAAAAATTTTGGAGTTTTTATGAAAACAGAAAAGCAGCTTGATGTAGTTAATTTTGCCCTATAAAGTTCATTAAAACAATTTATTATGAAAACGATTTTAGAATTTCTAAGAGCAAATGCTCCCTATTCTTTGGCTACCGTAGAAAACAATAAGCCAAAAGTCAGACCGATAGGTTTTCTATTGGAAGTAGATGGCAAATTGAGTTTTTACACCAGTAAGGTCAAGAACGTGTACAAGCAACTTGAGAGTAATGCCAACGCCGAAATATGTGCATTGGGAAAAATGGGATGGATGCGTATTTCGGGTACGGTTACCTTTAACGACAGTCCTGAAATTACCCAAAAATGGCTTGAAGTAGCCCCGTTCTTAAAATTTGTCTATAAGGACAGACCCGAACTTTTAACGGCTTGCAGTTTTGATGGCATTACGGTAGAGTTCAGACCTGTACAGGGGAGTGATGTGCCTGAATTTGTCGCAGGATGGGAAACCTTTAAGGATGCAGAGGGCGGTATCGTGTACACCAATACATACTAAAGTTATGGAAGCAACCGAAAAAAAAGTATTGGAAACGATGCTAAAAATAGGCGTTCCCACCAATGCAGGCAAAATAGCCGAGCAATCGGAAATGGACAAGAATGAAGTGATAAAAGCGATGAAAGTATTAAGGGAAACCGGACGTATCGTGTCGCCTAAACGATGTTTTTGGCAACCCATAAAATAAACGATTGAAAGAGATAATAGAACGATATGAAACATTTGATGGTGTGCAAGAACTGCACAGGTATATAGCCGCAGGAATTAAAAAATGCCGTTGAGCAGATTGATTGTGAAATCACAATCGGGTGTATAAAAAAATGTGCAAGCAGATACCCCGAACTGAAAGGAAAGGCTTACGGATTAATCAATGACGAATTTACAATCTGTGAGAGCAAGGAAGAACTATTGCTAAAAATTGAGGAAGCAGAAGATGTTTTGTTGTAGCCCAATCAATGAGTATCATACCCCTTTTTACTTCTTGTTCTTTACGCTGGTTATATTATAACATCTATTGCCCACAGACGGCTCAAAGCCTCTTGGTTTTATCTGTAAAATCAAGAGGTTTTTATTTCAGACCATTTCAAAAGCAACTGCCACTATCCATTTTATAAACCCAAAATCAGCAAAAATGGTAGAAAATACAGCAATCCGTATAAGTTTCATCTTGGCTAACATCAAGACCTTTGTAAATGAATAAATTGGGGTAAGTGTAAATTTTCACTTCGGCTTGCTCCTTTACGGATAAGATGCACATTATGAGCCAATATTTCAGAATACTGTCCATTGCAACGTATATAAGCGTTTCGATGCTTTTCGTATTTTCGGGCAAAACCTACGGACAAATACTACCACTTAAAGAAGCAATTGACAAGGGCGTTTCCAATTTCGGCGGATTGAACGCCAAACGAAATTATGCCAATGCTTCCAATGAAAATGTGATAAGGGCAAAACGGGAATACCTGCCTAACCTAAATCTGTCAGCCCAACAAAACTACGGAACCATCAACGGTCAGAACGGAGCAATGTACGGGTTGAATGGTCTTGGGGTTGCTTCATCAGGATTACCGTTACCGGAGCAGAATTGGAACGCTGCATTTGGAGCATTATACTTGGTCAATGTCAATTGGGAGTTTTTCAATTTCGGACGGACACAGCAACAGGTACGGCTTGCCAAATCCGATGCCGATGTCTATAAAAAGGACTACGAGCAAGAGATATTCCAACATAAGGTAAAGATAGCCGCCGCCTACCTTAATTTGTTGGCAAGCCAAAGGTTGCTCACTTCACAGGAGCGAAACCTGCAAAGAACCGAAGCATTTTATAATAATGTAGCAACCCGAGTAAAAAATGGATTGTTGGCAGGCGTAGATAGCGTAACCGCTTCCGCAGAAGTGTCCAAAGCCAAAATACTTTTGAACCAAACGAAAGAGCAGGTTAAGGTACAGAACAACGAATTGGTAAATTTCTTAGGAGAAGAACCCTATAATATTATCAGCGACACAACATTCATCAATAAAAGACCACAGGCAACCCTTTTTGCTAACAATGAAAATCCCGACCATCCCACACGATTGTTTTTCCAAAGCAAAATAAACAAGAGTTTGGCACAGGAAAAACTATACAAAAAACAGTATATGCCCTCGTTCCTGTTATACGGTGTGTATCAGACACGGGCATCGGGTTTCAGTTCGGATTATGCAACCGACCAGACCGCATTTACACAAAACTATTTTGATGGCATTTCGCCCGACCGACAAAACTACCTCTTTGGTGTTGGAGTTACTTGGAATTTGACCTCAATAAGCCGTTACAGCAAAAATGTAACTGCCCAAAGACTGATAACAAAAGGCTTGGAAGAAGAATACAAAGCGATTGACATAGAACTCCGAAACAGGGAAGATGCCGCCGCTTCAAGATTGGAATACGCTATTGCAAACCATAATGAAGCACCCTTGCAGGTCGAAGCCGCCCAAAAAGCATACATACAACGGCTAACCTTATATAATAACGGTCTAAGTACATTGATTGACGTTATCAACGCACAATATTTGCTCAATCGGGCAGAAACAGACCGTGATATTGCCTTTGTAAATGTATGGCAGGCGTTGCTGATGAAAGCCGCCGCAAACGGAGATTTCAACCTGTTTATTAATGAATTTTAATTCCCGAAAAAAATATGAATTTAATACGATTTGCACTCCGTAAACCCATTTCCATCCTTGTACTCGTAGCAGGGATATTGTTCTTTGGAATAGGCTCAGTTCGGGATATAAAAGTAGATATACTCCCGAAAATGGATTTGCCCGTTATCTATATATCACAGCCGTTCGGCGGTTATACGCCCGACCAGATGGAAGCCTATTTTACAAAGAATTATGCAAGTGTCCTACTCTTGGCAAATGGCATTAAGTCCATCGAAACGAAAAACCTGCAAGGGTTGAGCCTTTTAAAGCTGACCTATCACGAGGGTACGAATATGGCACAGGCGGCAGGAGAACTGACCGCATTGGTCAACAGGGTTCAGGTAGCCTTTCCACCGTCTTCACAGCCACCCTATGTAGTCCGTTTTGATGCTTCGTCCTTACCTGTCGGTCAATTAGTCCTAAAGAGCAAGACCCGAAGCAACAATGAATTGCAGGAATTGGCAAACAACTACGTCCGTTCATCTTTTACGTCCATTCAGGGATTGACAGCTCCGCAGGCTTTCGGTGGAAGCTCACGGACAATAGAAATCAATGTTGACCCTGCAAGGCTAAGGGCACACAATCTTACTGCCGACCAATTGGTACAGGCTATAAGACTGAACAACCAGACCGCCCCATCGGGGAACGTAAGGATTGGGGATTTGAACTATATGACCCCGACCAATACAAGTATCAAAGTATTGGAGCAGTTTGCAGAGATACCATTATTCAAAGGAGAAGTAGCCAATGTCAGGTTGGGCGATGTGGCTACCATTAAGGACGGAGCAGACCTTTCGACAGGCTATGCCCTTGTGGACGGCAAGCGTTCGGTTTATATTAGTATTGCCAAAGCCGCCGATGCTTCCACGTGGGAAGTGGTTAAAAATCTGAAAGCAAGCCTGGCCAAAATACAGAACTCATTGCCTGAAGACGTGGAGGTTTCCTACGAGTTTGACCAATCCGTATATGTTATCAACTCCGTTAAAACATTGGTAACGGAGGGTGCTATCGGAGCGATATTGACAGGACTAATGGTTATCCTGTTTCTTGGCGACAGACGAGCCGCATTAATCGTAATACTTACCATACCTATTTCGGTAATTGCAGGGGTATTTTTCCTCAAACTTTTTGGGTTTACCATTAACCTGATGACGTTGAGCGGACTTGCGTTATCAATCGGAATTTTGGTTGATGAAAGTACCGTTACGATAGAAAACATACACCAACACCTTGATATGGGCAAATCCAAAGCAAGGGCAATCGTTGATGCCTGTTTGGAAATCGCCTTACCAAAATTGCTTATCCTCTTGTGTATTTTGGCAATGTTTGCCCCTGCAATCACAATGAGCGGAATGGCAGGTGCGTTGTTCCTGCCGCTTTCCTTAGCCATTGGTTTTTCTATGATAACCTCTTTTCTATTATCGCAGACCTTTGTGCCGGTAATGGCAAATTGGCTGATGAAGACACACAAGAAAGAAACCGAAAACAAAGAGCCTAACAAGCCCAACCGCTTTGAAAAAGTTAAGGTTTCTTTTGTCCGTTTGCTCGATAAGCTAATGGCTGTCCGTAAAATAGCTACTATCGGCTACTTCATAATCATTACGGGAATTGCTGCCCTATTGATAACCACCATAGGGCGTGACGTAATGCCAAAAGTCAATTCGAGCCAATTCCAATTAAGGGTACGTGCGCCGGAGGGTACACGTATGGAACGTACCGAAGAAATAACAAAAGATATACTTAGGATTATAAACGAAACCGTTGGCGAGCAGCACGTGGGCATTTCGTCTGCCTTTGCAGGAACGCACCCTGCATCAAGTTCAACCTCTCCGATATACCTGTTTATGTCGGGTTCTCACGAAGCCGTTTTGCGGGTTGCTTTGAAAGATTATCGGGTAGATATGGACGATTTCAAAGACAAGCTACGGGAGCAGATACTCAAAGCACATCCCAACCTGAACCTGTATTTTGAACAGATAGACCTTACCGATAAAATTTTGGGTAAAGGTTCGCCAACACCAATCGAAGTAAGGGTTGCAGGCAGGGATAAGAAAGTCAATAAAGAATATGCCGACAAACTGATTGCACTATTAGAAAAGGACAATACATTCAGGGATTTGCAGACATTGCAATCAACCAACTATCCGGCAATGGACATCAATATCAACCGCACACGAGCCGCAGAATTAGGGGTGGATATGAGCGAAATTTCCCGTTCGTTGGTCGCTTCGACTTCTTCATCAAGATATACCGAGAAAAATATTTGGCTTGATGAAAAGTGGGGCTTTGCCTTTAATGTACAGGTGCAGATACCGCCCGATAAAATGGGCAATATTTCCCAACTCGGTCAGATACCATTACGCAACAATTCACTCCGCCCCGTACTCGGCGATGTGGCAACGCTAACCCCGACAACCGTCAACGGTCAGACAGATAATATCGGTGTAATGCCCTATCTATCTGTTATCGCCAATCTGCACCATAAAGACTTAGGTACGGCATCCAAAGCAGTAGAAAAAGCGATTGCCGAATTGGGAGAACTACCGAGAGGGCTTACCATTCAGCAGGTCGGACTTACCGAAGTGCTTGACGAAACCCTGTCAAGCCTGCAAGGCGGTCTTTTGGTAGCCGTAGTAGTAATATTCCTGATGCTTGCCGCCAATTTCCAATCGTTTAAAGTATCATTTACCGTATTGAGTGCCGTTCCTGCCGTAGTTCTCGGTTCGTTACTCTTGTTATTGGCAACAGGTTCAACACTCAACCTGCAATCCGCAATGGGGATTATCCTTTCCGTAGGTGTTTCCATTGCCAATGCCGTTTTGCTGATTACCAATGCCGAAACACTAAGGCGTAACAATGGTGATGCCATTAAATCGGCAAAAGAAGCCGCTTCCGTGAGGTTGCGACCAATCATAATGACAAGTATTGCGATGATTGCAGGAATGTTGCCGATGGCAATCGGTCACGGAGAAGCAGGCGAACAGACCGCTCCGCTCGGTAGGGCTGTTATCGGCGGTCTGATATTTTCGACAATTGCGGTACTGATTATACTTCCGCTGGTCTTTGCTTGGGTACAGGGCAAATCAAAAACGCAATCCGTTTCCTTAGACCCTGATGATAAAGACAGCACTTATTACGAACCATTAACAGAACAATAAAAATGAATACACAGAAAATAGGGCTTATCCTCTTTTTATCCTTGCTTTTTATAGCTTGCGATAATACACCAAAAGAGAAAGAAAAATCGGTCGCAGATACTCCCCAACAGGAAGCCGTTGCAACCACTTTTACGTTGAAAAGGGATAGTATTACCTCGGAGGTTAGATTGCCTGCCGAGTTGCAGGCATTCCGTGAAGTGGATTTGTATGCTAAGGTCAGCAGTTACGTGAACAAACTTAATGTAGATGTAGGTTCGCAGGTCAGGGCTGGTCAGGTATTGATACAGTTGGAAGCACCCGAAATCGCTTCACAGTTGAACGCCGCCAAATCCAACCTGCATTCCCGTGAAGCTATCTATACAGCAAGCAACAGTACCTATCAACGGCTTTTGGAAACGAGCAAGGTCGAGGGTACAATATCCAAGAACGATTTAGAACAGGCATCTTCAAAAAAAGATGCAGATTTGGCACAGTTCAAAGCCGCACAGGCTACCTATCAGGAAGTACAGACAATGCAAAGTTACCTGCAAATCAAAGCACCTTTTGATGGTATAATAACAGTAAGAAATGTCAATATCGGGGCGTTTGTCGGAGGAGGCACACAGACACCTTTGCTTTCCATACAGCAACAGAACCATTTGAGGTTAGCCGTATCCGTGCCGAGTGCCTATTCGGGCTATCTCAAGACAGGCGACCAACTTACGTTTACTGTACCTTATATCAAAGGGGAAACATTCAAAGCAAATATCAGCCGTATGGCAGGGGCATTGGATAAAACACTCCGTTCGCAGTTGGTGGAGTTGGATATCCCCAATGCTGATAAAAAACTATTGGCAGGAACGGTTGCCGATGTTTCCATATCGCTGAAAAGTAGAAATAATCCATTTGTAGTACCCAAAACCGCTGTTATGACTACCCAAGAGGGCGTTTTTGTAATTAAAGTAGCAGATAATAAAGCACACCATATAAAGGTGGAACTTGGTTTGGAAACAGCAGAGAACATTGAGATTTTCAGCGACCAACTTGCAGAAAATGATACGTTGATGGTCAAAGCAACAGAAGATATAACTAATGGAAGTACGGTAAATCAAACCAAATAGTTATGAAAATCGGAATTATCGGAGCAGGAAATATGGGGCAGACTTTGACAAAGCATTTTGTCAAAGCAGGTCACGAAGTTTCCATTGCAAACTCAAAAGGTGCTGAAACCTTACAGGTATTGGCTTCGCAAATCGGTATAGAAGCCGTATCGGTTTATAAAGTGGCAAGAGAAAATGAATTGATAATAATCGCTATACCACAATCGGGCATTTTGAAGTTGCCCAAAGACTTATTTAATGGTG
This genomic stretch from Chryseobacterium sp. POL2 harbors:
- a CDS encoding efflux RND transporter periplasmic adaptor subunit, with the protein product MNTQKIGLILFLSLLFIACDNTPKEKEKSVADTPQQEAVATTFTLKRDSITSEVRLPAELQAFREVDLYAKVSSYVNKLNVDVGSQVRAGQVLIQLEAPEIASQLNAAKSNLHSREAIYTASNSTYQRLLETSKVEGTISKNDLEQASSKKDADLAQFKAAQATYQEVQTMQSYLQIKAPFDGIITVRNVNIGAFVGGGTQTPLLSIQQQNHLRLAVSVPSAYSGYLKTGDQLTFTVPYIKGETFKANISRMAGALDKTLRSQLVELDIPNADKKLLAGTVADVSISLKSRNNPFVVPKTAVMTTQEGVFVIKVADNKAHHIKVELGLETAENIEIFSDQLAENDTLMVKATEDITNGSTVNQTK